A region from the Sebastes umbrosus isolate fSebUmb1 chromosome 18, fSebUmb1.pri, whole genome shotgun sequence genome encodes:
- the si:ch73-21k16.5 gene encoding dihydroxyacetone phosphate acyltransferase: MTNTYRDSGRAGLGNEDEFVDILEERRRSSDLGYALRTFSPSPYNGVPSCSTADLNKAVLESQYLRYIAKEIATETGSSLEEVREEACGILEEMSQNLQLGPIRLMAYILTKVIKRLFTSIYINMEGLNALQQAIQENPVILMPNHRSYVDFLVISYIMFTYDIPMPVIAAGIPLAGMKMIGEILRRTGAFFIRRAIGSDKLYWAVLSEYVRTIVKKGYAPMEFYVEGLRSRTLKSLMPKLGMMHMVLEPYFKGEVYDIMLVPISISYDRVLEESLLAHELLGIPKPKESTTGLLKASKVLGEDYGSMHVNFGRPMSVRHLCQGKINRGQYNLVPRDLPQKPSAEAQAFVSWLAHLVVRIQEEGSLISPWSLMACLLLQAPTTVLTEEGLPWHQLTEKTLWLRKLARDFGARLHWPGQVTDQDVMSSSVDLHRTVVHRKSGRVFLVREEERERKHPIGPEEDVVRTAAAVLMMASYRNQSMHVFVRPALLATAMHITKTAQRDELFAFFCFLRDVFSNEFIFVHGHGHDFEEACFLLKKCGAVHISEQEVTASDTSDGLEVLSFLRALLQPFIDSYQVMFRYLCEDGVHVFAEKQFLPAVRNLATKLILSGELHTYEALSSDMQKNVLSALRRLETVTKLRASEQNEYRVNKAVVRRIDDVLSGKIPPQMLQSTPDAKL; encoded by the exons ATGACGAACACG TATAGGGATTCAGGCAGAGCAGGTCTGGGAAATGAGGATGAATTTGTGGATATattggaggagaggaggcgcaGCAGCGATCTTGGCTATGCCCTCAGGACATTCAGCCCCAGCCCTTACAACGGAGTCCCATCTTGCTCCACGGCCGACCTCAACAAAGCCGTGCTGGAGTCCCAGTATCTACGCTACATTGCCAAGGAG ATCGCCACGGAGACGGGGTCATCGCTGGAGGAGGTAAGAGAGGAGGCTTGTGGGATTTTGGAGGAAATGTCTCAAAACCTGCAACTGGGTCCCATTAGGCTGATGGCCTACATACTCACCAAGGTGATAAAGAGACTCTTCACCAGCATCTACATCAACATGGAAGGACTCAACGCG CTCCAACAAGCTATTCAGGAGAATCCTGTGATCCTGATGCCCAATCACAGGAGCTATGTGGACTTCTTGGTTATCTCCTACATCATGTTCACCTACGACATCCCAATGCCGGTTATTGCTGCAGGAATTC CTCTTGCAGGGATGAAGATGATCGGAGAGATACTGCGTCGCACGGGAGCTTTCTTTATCCGACGTGCCATTGGCTCGGACAAACTGTACTGGGCAGTGCTGTCAGAATATGTCAGAACCATTGTCAAG AAAGGATATGCTCCTATGGAGTTTTATGTTGAAGGCCTGCGGAGTCGCACACTGAAGTCCCTGATGCCCAAGTTAG GTATGATGCACATGGTGCTGGAGCCCTACTTTAAAGGCGAGGTGTACGACATCATGTTGGTCCCCATCAGCATCAGCTACGACCGAGTGCTGGAGGAGTCGCTGCTTGCCCACGAGTTACTGGGTATCCCCAAACCCAAAGAAAGCACCACG GGTCTGCTGAAGGCTAGCAAAGTGCTCGGGGAAGATTACGGCAGCATGCATGTGAACTTTGGCCGTCCCATGTCAGTCCGGCATTTGTGTCAGGGCAAGATAAACCGCGGCCAGTACAACCTCGTACCTAG AGATCTTCCTCAAAAGCCCAGCGCAGAGGCTCAGGCCTTTGTGAGTTGGCTGGCTCATCTGGTGGTACGAATCCAAGAGGAGGGCTCTCTGATCAGCCCTTGGTCTCTGATGGCGTGCCTGTTGCTGCAGGCTCCGACCACAGTCCTAACAGAGGAGGGCCTGCCGTGGCATCAGCTTACAGAAAAAACCCTCTGGCTCAGGAAGCTGGCGCGTGACTTTGGGGCTCGCCTGCACTGGCCCG GACAAGTTACCGACCAGGATGTGATGTCATCCAGCGTGGATCTTCATCGCACCGTAGTGCACCGTAAATCGGGGCGTGTCTTCCTGGTTCGGGAGGAAGAGCGCGAGAGGAAACATCCAATCGGCCCAGAGGAGGATGTGGTCAGGACGGCGGCGGCGGTGCTGATGATGGCTTCCTATAGGAATCAGTCTATGCATGTGTTCGTGCGTCCCGCCCTGCTTGCGACAGCCATGCACATCACAAAGACAGCACAGAGAG ACGAGCTCTTCGCCTTCTTTTGCTTCCTACGGGACGTCTTCTCCAACGAATTCATCTTCGTCCATGGGCATGGGCAT GACTTTGAGGAGGCATGCTTCCTCCTGAAGAAATGTGGAGCCGTCCACATCAGTGAACAGGAAGTGACAGCATCAGACACGTCAGACGGGCTGGAGGTGTTATCCTTCCTGCGGGCACTTCTACAACCCTTCATAGACTCTTATCAG GTGATGTTCAGGTACCTCTGTGAAGACGGAGTTCACGTGTTCGCCGAGAAACAGTTCCTACCTGCTGTGCGAAATCTGGCTACAAAGCTCATCCTCTCAG gtgagCTTCACACCTATGAAGCTCTTTCGTCCGACATGCAAAAGAACGTTCTGTCGGCCCTGCGGAGACTCGAGACTGTCACCAAGTTGAGGGC GTCTGAGCAGAATGAATACAGGGTGAACAAAGCAGTTGTCAGAAGAATCGACGACGTACTTT CCGGGAAAATCCCTCCCCAGATGCTCCAGTCTACACCTGACGCAAAACTTTAG